The genomic interval CGCGGGGTCGGGTGAGACGGGCACCGTCGAGGCGGTCGCCGGCGAGGACGTGTTCTTCAACGTGAACACGAGCGGCGCGACGACGGTCGTCCTCATGTACGAGGGCGACAACGTCGAGACGAAGAACGCCAACACGAACAGCGAGTGCGACCTCGGCGAGCCGAACGTCGACTCCGAGGAGATTCGACTGACGGCCATCTGTACGGACGACGAGGACGACCTCGCGAAGTTCCGTGTCGTCAACGACAACGACGTCGGCGTCAGCGTCGACTACGACGTCTACGGGACCGACCAGAACGGTAGCCTCTCGCTGAACGCCAGCGAGACGACGTACTTCACCGTCGAGACGGACGACGCGGGCGACGCGACGGTCCGACTCGAGTACGACGGTGAACTCATCCAGACCAAGGCCGCTGGCAACAGCGAGTGCGACCTCGGCGAGCCGAACGCAGAACCGACCGAAGTCGGCGTCGAGTACGAGTGCACCGACGACGGTGCGACCGCGACGGTCACGAACGAGAACGACGTGCCGGTCACCATCGAGGTCGGCGGCGACGCGTCGCTGACCGAGACCATCGAGGCAGGTGGCAACGTGACGTTCTCGAACGTCGCGAACGGCGAGTACAACGTGACGACCATCGCCGACGGTGAGGAGGTCGGCACGCAGACGGTCACCATCGACTGCCAGAAGTCCGACGAGGGTGACGACGGCGACGAGGGTGACGACGGCGACGAGAGCGACAACGCCGGCGATGGCCAGAACGGTGACGACGACCAGAACGGCGACGACGTGCCCGCCTACCAGATCGACGTCGCGACGGGCGACGTCATCGAGCAGCTGGGTGTCGACGGCGACGACGCCGACGACGCACCCGACTTCTACGAGCGGCAGGGTCGCCTGCTGCAGGCCCAGACCGTCCTCGCGGACGGTGAGGTCACCAGCCAGTTCATGGTGCCCGACGGCGAGGTCACGAAGTCCCTGAACGGCTGCATGGTCAGCTACGAGGCGGTGAGCTACGACGCCTCGTCCGGCGAAGTCACGCTCGACGTGAGCGTGAGCGACGACGCGGACTGTGAGGGCGTCACGCTGACGCTGGCCGGCTACGAACTGCCCGGCGACGACACCACGTTCGTCCGCGAGCACGCCGACGACCAGGAACTCGTCGACTCGAAGACCGTGACCGTCGACGCTGGGTCCTCCAGTACGGTCACCATCGACCTCGACGGCTGAGCAGCGAGCGACGAACGACATCGACGTGAGCAGGTGCGCGCCTGCTCCACCCATTCTTTCGAGCACGCACGCGCCCAGCGGTGCCACCGTCTCGACGTGCGACTGTGTCGCATACTGCACCGAGCGTAACGCACTAACAGGGTCGTGGCGTAGCGAGGGTAGATGGAACGTCCCCGACTCGCTTTGCTGAACGCCGCGCGCTCCGGTGAGAGTACCCGCCGGAACTTCCGCCGGGAACTCGACGCCGACCTCGCCGAGTTCTCCGTCGTCGACGGTCAGCTACCGCCCGAATCGCCCGCAGACGGTCAGATACCGTACGACGGCGTCGTCGTCACCGGCTCACGCTCGTCGACGTACGACGACGAACAGTGGATCGACGACGCCTGCGAGTGGGTCCGCGCGGCCCACGACCGCGGCCTCCCCATCCTCGGCGTCTGCTTCGGTCACCAGTTGCTCGCCCGCGCGCTCGGCGGGACGGTCGAGGCGATGGGCGCTCGCGACACCGACGCCGGGTTCGAGATCGGCTACCGGACGGTCGAGCGGACCGCCGAGACGCCGCTGCTCGCCGGGCTGAACGACGAGTTCACGGTGTTCACCACGCACGGCGACACCGTGTCGGAACTGCCCGACGGTGCGTCGGTGTTCGCCGAGAACGAGTACGGCGTCCACGGCTTCCGCGTCGGCGACGCCTTCGGCGTCCAGTTCCACCCGGAGTACGACCAGGAGACCGCACGCGAGGTCACGCGGGGCAAGGAGTTCCTCGGCGAGGAGCGCATCGAACACGTCCTCTCGGGCATCACGCAGGAGAACTACGCGTCGGCCTGCGAGGCGAAGCGACTGTTCGACAACTTCACCGACCACGTCGACGCCGTCCGGGCCGAACCGGCCGCGGACTGACGATCGCGGCTCTCCCACTCGCGCTCTCGCACTCTCTCCCTACGCCTCACTTGCTCCACCGCGTCCGTCCCGTCGTGTCGACGAGTCGGCCGACCGCCGGGGAGAGCCAGCGCCGTTCGACCGCGTCGAGCGCGCGCTGGGTCGCGAGCAGGACGGCGACGGCGACGACGACGACGACGCCCGCCCGGACCGTCGAGAGCAGGCCGAGCGAGACGATGAGGGTGGTCGCGCAGGCTGGCGCGTGGCGGAGGTCGGTCCACACCATCACGACGGCGGTGAGCGCTAGCGAGAGGACGCCCGCCGCGGCGAGGTGGAGCGCGGCCCCCGAGAGCGGCGCGTGGCTCTCGACGACGACGAAGCCGTCGGCGAACAGTCGGTACGCGACGAGACCGGCGACGACGCCGATGGCGTGCCCGCCGACGACGCGGTCCGGTCGGCTCTCGGCGGCGTCGGGCCGGAGCGCGAGGACGTACGCCGAGGGGCCGAGACTCGGGAACAGCGCGCTCACCCCGGTCGCCCAGGTGAGACCGCCGAGCACGGCGAGCATCCCCGCCGCGAGGGTGCCCGCGCGGAGCGCTTCCCGTGCGTCGCCGCTCGGTTCGAGCATACGCCAGCCTGTCGCTCGCCCCGCAAAGGCGACACGGAACGGCCGCCGACGAACGAGCGTTTTTACCCGGCGCGACCCGACTCGCGGGTATGCTCGACTACGTCGGTCTCGAATCGGACCTCGACGCCGAAGAGCGGATGATTCGCGACACGGCCCGCGAGTTCGTCGACGAGAAGGTGCGCCCGGACGTCGGCGAGCACTGGATCGAGGGGACGTTCCCGACGGACCTCGTCGAGGAGATGGGCGAGCTGGGGTTCTACGCGCCCAACCTGGATGGCTACGGCTCACCGAACGTCTCGGAGACCGCCTACGGTCTGCTGATGCAGGAACTCGAGGCGTGTGACTCGGGATTGCGCTCGATGGCGAGCGTGCAGGGAGCGCTCGTGATGTACCCCATCCACGCGTTCGGCAGCGACGAGCAGAAAGACGAGTGGTTGCCCGCTCTCGGGAGGGGCGAGGCGGTCGGCTGTTTCGGTCTGACCGAGCCACAGCACGGGTCGAACCCCACCGCGATGGAGACGTACGCCGAACGCGACGCCGAGGGCTACACGCTCAACGGCTCGAAGACGTGGATCACGAACTCGCCGATTGCGGACGTGGCCATCGTCTGGGGACGCGACCGCTCGGCCGAGGACACACCAGTGCGGGGCTTCCTCGTCGAGACCGACCGCGACGGCGTCTCCACCAACAAGATCGACGAGAAGCTCTCGCTACGGGCCTCTATCACGGGCGAGATCGGCCTGAACGACGTCTACGTCCCCGAGGAGAACGTCCTTCCCGAGGTTTCCGGGATGAAGGGACCGCTGTCGTGTCTGACGCAGGCGCGCTACGGCATCGCGTGGGGTGCGATTGGCGCAGCGCGGGACTGCTTCGAGACGGCTCGGGAGTACGCGACCGACCGCGAGCAGTTCGGCGGTCCCATCGCTCGATTCCAGCTCCAACAGCAGAAACTGGCGGAGATGGCGACCCAGATAACGACGAGTCAGCTGCTCGCCCACCGCCTCGCCGAGTTGAAAGAGCGCGGCGAACTGCGCCCCCAGCACGTCTCGATGGCGAAACGCAACAACGTGCGGATGGCCCGTGACCAGTCACGCATCGCCCGCGAGATGCTCGGTGGGAACGGCATCACGGCGGACTACTCGCCGATGCGCCACATGGCCAACCTTGAGACCGTCTACACCTACGAGGGGACCCACGACATCCACACGCTGATTCTCGGCCAGGACCTCACCGGCTTCGCCGCCTACGAGTGACGCGGGTCGGAGGGAAGTGAGCGACCGAGATCGCCGGTGTTCCACTCGAAACGACACCCTTTCTTCTCGATAGGTCTCCGGAGCCGTACCGACCGGTCCGGCGACGCGACCGGACCAACTAAGGCGATTCCCGTCCCCGATTCGGCTATCCTCTCCCGGTCGGAGCGGCCGCGCCGGTCCGTCTCCGACCGTCTACCCGCGTGACGGGGCCGACCATGACACGAGACGTATCCGAGGCGCTCGCACAGCACACCGACCAGTTCACCGTCGGTCCCGAACTCCACCGCGTCCCGCCACACGTCACCCACGAGGTGACCGTCGACGGCCGCCGCGCGGTCTGCAAGCGCGCGACGAGTGCGGAGGGCGACCCCGCGACCGAGGGTGCGGTGCTGGGGTTCGTCGCCGACCACACGTCCGTCCCGGTCCCAGAACTCCTCGGGACGGGACCCCACCACTTCGTCGCCGCGTGGTGCGACGGCCTCCCCGACGAGGCCCGCGACGACGAGGCGTGGGCGCGCGCCGCCGGGGCCGGACTGGCGCGCCTCCACGACGAGACGGCGGGTCGATTCGAGCGGTTCGGCGCGCTCGAAGCGACAGACGGCGGCATCTCCCTCGTCGGCGGTGGCGTGTCGTGGCCCGAGGCGGCGCTCGCGTACCTCGACGAGAAGCGTCGGTTCCTCGCGGCGAACGGCCACGACGAGGCGGCGACCGTCGCCCGCGAGGTGGCGGTGTTCGCACGCGACCAGCCAGGGGCGTTCGAGACGGCCGCCGACCCGGTGCTCTGTCACGGAAACTGGCTCCCGGAACACGTCGGCGTCCACGACGGGGCGGTGACGGGCGTCGTCGACTTCGAACACGCGCTGGTCGCGCCGCCCGCGTTCGACGTCTGGCGGGTCGCGCTCCCGGTGTTCGCGGGGCCGGACGGGTTCGACGCCCGGTTCGAGGCGTTCCGGGGGGGCTACGAGTCTATCCGGGCGCTCCCGGCGGACCTCGACGAGCGAGCGGCGGCGTTCCGGGTGCTCAACGGCGTGTCGTACCTCCGCTCGCTGTACCTGCAGGACCAGCACGACGAGGCGGAGACGGCCCGTCACGCCGACTACTTCGCGGAGCGCGTCGACGCGACGTTGGGGGACCTGCGCGACCGACTCGCCTGAGCGACCGGGTCGCTACGCTCCTGGCTCGACGCCTTCGCTTGACTCCCTCGCTCGACTACTCGACGGAGTCGGCGCGTCGAATCTGCCCCCACCAGTCGCGGTGGTCGGCCGCCCACCGGTAGCTCTCCTCGCGGAACGCGGCGTAGCCCGGTACCTGCCGGAGCAGCCCGAGGGCGGCGCTCGCGGGGATGTTCGACCGGGCGAGCGTCTGTTCGATGGCCTCGCCACAGGAGTAGACGGTCCGCCCGACGAGCAGGTGGGCACACTCCTCCCAGTCGTCGGGGAGCCTCGCGCGCTGTTCGTCGGTCAACTCGTCGAATCCGACGGCGTCGACGGGAGCGACGCGGACGGCCCAGCGGGCGCACCAGGTACAGAACCCGCAGTCGTCGTCGTAGACGAGTTGCGGGCGCGTTCGACGGCGTTCGCTCATGGTCGTGGCACGAGTCCGAGCGTGGAAAATCCACCGACGCGGCGGGGTATCGCGTCCGTGCTCCGCGCCTTCAGGTGAACCGGCCGGTCTCCGCGCCGCAGCCCTCGCAGATGGTCAGCAGCGCGTCCTTCTCGTCGGTCGGTTCGATGCGCTGTGGGGTGCGCTCGCCGCAGTCCTCGCAGTCGCGCAGTATCTCGGTCTCGCCGGTCTCGGCGGGCGCACCGAGTGCGACGGCGACCACGCGCTCGTCGCCGCGGTTCCACCCCTGTTGCCACTCGTTCGGTTCGAAACGGACCGCCTCGCCCTCGCCGACGACCGTCTCGCCGTCTTCGGTCTCGAAGGTGGCCTCCCCGCTCACGACGAAGAACACCTCCTCCTGGTCGGCGTGGCGGTGGTAGCCGAACGCGAACGACTCGCCCGGCGCGAGTTCGAAGTAGTTCATCGCCAGCTTCTCGACGCCGAGTTTCTCTCCGACCGGTTTGCGGACGCTGGCCGGACTCATCCACGCGTCGACGTCGTCGGTGCGGACGTGCTCCATACGCCGCCCGTCGGCGGGCGCTGTGATATCGTTTTCCACACCTACCGCGTGCTCGCCTTCTACTTGACGTGGCGCGACGCGTCCCGCGGCTCACTTCGAACCGCGCTGCTCACGGTTCACTGCGTTCACCGTTCGCTAGTCCGCGGTTCTCGTTCGCTGCGCTCACTCCGAATCGCGCTCCCCGCGAGGCGCTTAAGTGTCCCACCGCCAAAGCGCCAGCAATGGCTATCGACCCCAACTTCGCCGAGTCGCGCGAGCGCTCCTCCGTCAGCGACTGGCTGGACATCGACGCCGACTACGACGTCTGGGGGGAGGTCGACCAGCCCGACCGGCTGGGTATCCACGGCACGCACGTCGCCGTCGACTTCGACATCTGCGACGGCTCCGGGCCGTGTCTGGAGAACTGCCCCGTCGACGTCTTCGAGTGGACCGAGACGCCCGGCCACCCCACCAGTGAGCGGAAAGCCGCGCCCGTCAACGAGAGCCAGTGCATCGACTGTATGCTCTGCGTCGACATCTGTCCCGTCGACGCCATCGACGTGGACGGCTCGCGGGGCTGAGACGGCTATCTCTGTGGTGTCTCGTGGCGGTGGTGAGCGGTGCGGTCGCTGTGCTGTACGGGAGCGGTCAGTGCGGTCCCAGTTGTACCGCGAGCGAACGAAGCGAACGCCGGCTGAAACCCCCGAAGGGGGCGACGCCGGTTTTTAGTCCCATTGTGAGACGCTTCGCGTCTCACAGGCTCCCAGAAGCTTCGTCGCCGAAACCGTTGGTTTCGGCTGGCACGCGAGAGCTTCGCTCTCGTGAACGTCACCGGCGGCTTCGCCGCCGGTTGCTAGCGGGACGGAGTCCCGCGCGCTTGCCGGGAGAGGTTTTGCCAGGGAGCCGCTGGCGACCGACGAGCAACGCGAGTCGGGTCACCAGCAAGCGACCGTCACCAGAACTGCTGCGCAGTTCTGGCTGGCTCACGAGAGCGGCGCTCTCGTGAACGCAGCGAAACGTGGCGTGGCAGAAAGTGGTGGTCGTTAGTCGAACCGGTCGGTCTCGATCTCGTCCTGGAGGTCGTCGAGCCAGCCTTCCTCTCGCAGTTCGTCCATCCGCTGGCGGAAGTGAGGGCCACAGAGACCGACCTTGACTCCGCCGCGCTCGACGGAGATGTCTGCGGGGTCGTCACAGTAGTGACACTGCATACGCTAGCTACGGGACGACACTACTGAAGGGTTGCGGGTGCGGGGAGGACCGCCGCTGTCGAACGAGTTAAATCGCTACGCTGTTGCGGAAGGCGCGGTACTCGTCGCGGTCCAGTCCGGCCCGGCCGAGCACCTCGTCGTGGGCGTCGCTGCCGCCGGTGACGGTGAGGTCGTGACGCTCGATAGCCTGCTCGACGGGCCGGAGGTCGACCTCGCGGCCGTAGTCGTAGTGGTACTCGACGGCGTCGAGGTGCTCGCAGAGCGCGAGCGCGGCCTCGGGGTCGCCGTACCGGAGCGGGTGGGCGAGGCTCACGAGGCCGCAGGCGTCCGTGAGGAGGTCGACGCCGCGCTCGAACGACGGGACGGCGCGAGCGACGTAGCACGGCCCGTCGTTGCCGATGAGGTGCTCGAACGCGCCCTCGTAGTCGTAGGGAGCGTCGCTGTCGGCGATGGCGCGGGCGACGTGCGGGCGGCCGACGCCCGGTTCGAACGCGACGTCCAGTTCGGCACCGGTCTCGCGCTCGACGCGGTCGACGATGCGCCGGGCGCGGTCGACGCGGTCGGCCTGGATGCGGTCGGTCTCCTCGTCGAGGGATGGGGTGTCGGTGACCGCGTAGCCGAGCAGGTCGACCTCCTGGTCGCCCGCGTCGACGCGCAGTTCGATGCCGTGGACGACGGTGACGCCGCGGACGTGCGCGACCGGTGTCGAGAGGTCGGGGTGCGTCCGGTCGTGGTCCGTGACGGCGACGACGGGGACGTCGTACTCGTCGGCGGCGGCGACGAGCGTGTCGAGTGTGAACGTCCCGTCGGAGTTCGTGGTGTGGGTGTGGAGGTCGGCGACGACCATGGGTGCCGTCGGCGAGTGGGGGCCTTCACGCCACCGACTCGTCGTCGCCTGGCGGCACTCGCTGGGGCCGCGGAGGGGGTCTTGAGTGTGCCCCTTCAACGTCCTTAAACAATCGATGATGAATTATAGTGAACGTTTATGAAGGACCTCGTGGTCCGTGCGTGTATGCGACAGTTCACCGAGGCGACGGAGGAGTTCGACGCCCACAACTACCCTGCGACGGCGCAGGAGATAATCGACGAGCACGGCGACATGGTGCTCGACCTGCCCAACGGGTCGGAGACGGTCGAGGAGGCGCTCGAACCGCTCGGGACGACGACGTTCGAGGACGCCGAGTCGGCGCGACTCGCCCTCTACAGCACGGTCTCCAGCAAGGCCATCGGCCGGAAGTTCTACTCCGACCGCGACCCGACGGCGGTCGGCGAGAACGGCCCCGAACAGGTGAGTTTCTGAGAGACGGGCGACGCGCGTAGTTTCGTACCACTCACGGGGCCCTTGGATTCCCAGTCAGGTCGTGGCCCCATCTTCTGCGGTCGATGACGTCACTCGGGAGCGACGCTTCTCGCACTTCTACACCCGGCTCTCGCCATCCGTGGCCTGCCGAGCGTCCGCGACACTCCCCGACTGCTATTCCGTCGTGAACGAGGCGACGGAGTTATTGTTCTGTGTTAACAAGGGGCAGTATGTCTCGGGGTCTCGCGGACGCTCACGACCGAGGTGGCGAGGTACTGAGCGAACGACTCGCGCAGACGGTGGTGGCCTGCGACTGCGGGTTCGCGGACTCGCTGCTCCGCGGCGAGTGGCGGGCGCGCGTCGACCGAGCGCCTCGCTCACGGCACCTTCGCTACAGTCTCACCTGTCCGGACTGTCGGGACGTCACGGTCGTCGAACTCAGCCTCTGAGTCGACTCAGAGCCAGTACACCGCGTCGCCGAGGTCGACGGGGGAGTCGCCGTGGCGGTACGCCTCGACGGACCCGTTCGGGCGCATCCGGTAGACGATGGCGGGTGCGTGAGCGACGGCTGGCCGTTCGGCGCGGATGGTGTTCCACTGGTCGTCCCGGAACGACGAGCAGTCGACGAGCAACAGCGCGTTCGGGTGGGCGTCTAGCTGGTCCTCGGTCTTCGCGTCCGCCGTCGCCCTGAGTGCGGCGATGGGCGTGTCGGCCGCACGCGTGGAGGGCGGACCGGGTCTGGTCACCTCGACGAGCGTGTCGCCGGAGCGCGGGAGGTCACGGCGCGGCGTGTCGCGGACGCCGTCGCCCACGACGAAGTCCAGCGCGTGACCGCTCCCGAGGTCGATTTCGGGGACGAACTCGGTGTCCGAGTCGGCGAGCAGTTTCGCGGCGTGGAACTCGGCCATCGACGCCCCCATCCTGACGACGTCGACCTGTGGACTGGTCCCCAGTTTCCCCGCCATCGTCTCGCGGTACGGGTCGAGGATACCCGTCTCCAGCAGTGACTCGTAGAACCGGAGGACGCGGTCCCGGTCGGCGTCGGGGAAGCCGGCAGCGTGGTCGCGGAAGAACGACCGGGTGCTGTCGCGGCCGTCCTTCGAGAAGAAGACGGGGAGGAAGAACCAGGCGAGGTGCGAGTACTCGGCCAGCCACGGGTCCTGTTCGGCGAGGTCGGCGAGCAGTTCGCGCTGTGCCCACCGGGCGACGCCGTAGGGCACCTCGTCCCAGCCGAACTTGTCGGTCCGCCACAGCACCTCGGGCGTCTCGGTGTTCCCGAGCCAGAAGGCCGTCGGGCGTTCCCCCTCCTCGTTGTACCACGCGAACAGCGCGACGTCACCGTTCGCCATGTCGAGACGGACGCCCGCGTACGGCTCCGGTGGCGGCACTCGGGTCTCGCCGAGCGTCGCACCGAACCGGTCGTCGAGCGGTGCGAGGAGCGAACGCTCGACCCGTCGCTCGGACCACGCTTCGGTCGACCGACGGAATCGTAACGGTCCTGCCACGGTTCGTGCTTCCTCCGAGAGCGGTTAGCAGTTACGACCCCGATATCGTCCGGCACGCACCGGCCCGCGCGTCACCCTGTCGTATCTCCGAACTGTCGATTACCACTGTCGGACGTTCATCGAAATTATCCGTTACATTGATACTCTGTAGTTCGCAAGACTATGTGTACCATGTCAATGGGTGCCTATGACGAAGACGAGCACGAGCGTCGCGAGGCGAAGGCGGCCGCGGTCGACACGGACTTCGACGACGAGCGGACGGAGTACCGGGGGAAACTCGAGTACGACTCCGGCGAGTCCGCCGAGGCGCTGCTCGACCAGTTCAAGGAGATGAAGTCCCGGTAGTTCGGTTTCCCGACTCCTGCGGTGTGACGCTACTCCCGAGCGACGGCACCGTCCCCGTGACCATCGGTGGTGTCCGTCCGCGCTCTGAGTGTCACCAGCACCGACGACGACCCCGCCACGAGCCAGACGGCCAGGACGTGGCCGACGAGGACGGCGACGATGACCGGCTGGCTGCGGACGAACGGGACGAGCACGAGCTGTGCGGTGGCGAAGGCGACCACCTCCAGGTCCGCCCGGCGGAGCGCTCGCGCCGTCGGTTCGTCGAACCGGTAGCGCACGGAGCGCCACAGCGCGACCACCGAGGCCCACCACGCCGTCCCGATGCGGTAGCAGACGTCCCAGAGGACGAGCAGCGTGACGTAGACGGCGAGGACCGGCGGCTCCGGGCCGAACAGCCGTTCGAGCAGCGCCGGGGACTCCTGCGCCCCTGTCGTGAACAGGTAGGTGAGGAAGGCGACGTACGCCAGCACCGCCAGCACCACCTCGATGCTCGACCCGAACAGCAGTCGCGGGTACGCCGGGGGGAGGCGCTCGGACCGGACGAGTCGCGAGATGCGCAGCATCTCGACGCTCCCGATAGCCGCGACGACGACGGCGGCGGTGCCCGCGAACAGCGTCTCGGTCGGGAAGCCGTAGACGGCCCAGACGACGACGACGGCCACCTCGAACACCGCTAGCTGGATGCCGATGGCGAGCGGTTTGGACACCCGGATGCCCGGTAGCGCCGAGACGATGGACTCGTAGGTCCACGTCTCGCCGAACTCGACCTTCGCCATTCAGCGCGCTCCGCGGGGCTGCGGGCGCTCGGTCGGCGGCTCGGCGTCGTGGAGCTGGTCGGGACCGAGCGCGCGCTGGACCGCCTCGTCGAACGTCGTCGGGTCGACGGGGACGAGGTCACGGATGCGCGTGTCCTCGACGACGACGGGGTTGCGCATCCCGTCGACGAGCGGTCGAGCGACGCTCATCTCCACGTCGGTCGTCAGCACCAGCCAGTACGACGACAGTCGGGGCGTGAGGACGGGCACCGGGACGACCAGCGGTCGGCGCCCCCGCGACAGTTCGGCGGTGCGTTCGATGAGTTCCCGGTAGGTCAGCACCTCCGGCCCGCCGATCTGGTAGGTCTCGCCTGCGGTCTCCGGCACGTCGAGCACGCCCACGAGGTACGCGACGACGTCGTCGACGGCGATGGGCTGGCACTCCGTGTCGACCCACTGCGGCGTCACCATCACCGGCAGGCGCTCGGCCAACTGGCGGACGATGTCGAAACTCGCCGACCCGTCGCCGACCACTATCGCGGCCCGGAGGACGGTCACCTCGGGGTCGCCCTCCCGGAGGATGGTCTCGACCTCGCGGCGGGACTTGAGGTGTTTCGAGAGGCGGTCGCGGTCGTCGCCGAGTCCGCTGAGGTAGACGACCCGCGACAGTCCGGCCTCGTTCGCCGCGGCGACGAACTGCCGGGCGGCGAGGCGGTCGCGCTCCTCGAACTCGTCGCCCGCTCCCATCGAGTGGACGAGGTAGTACGCGGCCTCGACGTCCGCGAGGGCGTGTTCGAAACTGCCGGCCTCCAGCAGGTCGCCCTGCTCCACCGTGATGCCCTCCGGCGGGTCGTAGTCGCTCGGGTCGCGCACCAGTGCGACGACGTCGTGGCCCGCCTCGACCAGCATCGGGACGAGGCGACTCCCGACGAACCCGGTCGCGCCGGTGACCAGAACTCGCATAGAGAAGCTAGGGGCGGGACGCGCTTACCCCTTGGCCTCCCGGCGGTCGGGTCGGCGGTTTCCACGCGCCCGGTGGGTTCGATTC from Halomarina salina carries:
- a CDS encoding type 1 glutamine amidotransferase — encoded protein: MERPRLALLNAARSGESTRRNFRRELDADLAEFSVVDGQLPPESPADGQIPYDGVVVTGSRSSTYDDEQWIDDACEWVRAAHDRGLPILGVCFGHQLLARALGGTVEAMGARDTDAGFEIGYRTVERTAETPLLAGLNDEFTVFTTHGDTVSELPDGASVFAENEYGVHGFRVGDAFGVQFHPEYDQETAREVTRGKEFLGEERIEHVLSGITQENYASACEAKRLFDNFTDHVDAVRAEPAAD
- a CDS encoding HPP family protein, yielding MLEPSGDAREALRAGTLAAGMLAVLGGLTWATGVSALFPSLGPSAYVLALRPDAAESRPDRVVGGHAIGVVAGLVAYRLFADGFVVVESHAPLSGAALHLAAAGVLSLALTAVVMVWTDLRHAPACATTLIVSLGLLSTVRAGVVVVVAVAVLLATQRALDAVERRWLSPAVGRLVDTTGRTRWSK
- a CDS encoding acyl-CoA dehydrogenase family protein translates to MLDYVGLESDLDAEERMIRDTAREFVDEKVRPDVGEHWIEGTFPTDLVEEMGELGFYAPNLDGYGSPNVSETAYGLLMQELEACDSGLRSMASVQGALVMYPIHAFGSDEQKDEWLPALGRGEAVGCFGLTEPQHGSNPTAMETYAERDAEGYTLNGSKTWITNSPIADVAIVWGRDRSAEDTPVRGFLVETDRDGVSTNKIDEKLSLRASITGEIGLNDVYVPEENVLPEVSGMKGPLSCLTQARYGIAWGAIGAARDCFETAREYATDREQFGGPIARFQLQQQKLAEMATQITTSQLLAHRLAELKERGELRPQHVSMAKRNNVRMARDQSRIAREMLGGNGITADYSPMRHMANLETVYTYEGTHDIHTLILGQDLTGFAAYE
- a CDS encoding aminoglycoside phosphotransferase family protein — encoded protein: MTRDVSEALAQHTDQFTVGPELHRVPPHVTHEVTVDGRRAVCKRATSAEGDPATEGAVLGFVADHTSVPVPELLGTGPHHFVAAWCDGLPDEARDDEAWARAAGAGLARLHDETAGRFERFGALEATDGGISLVGGGVSWPEAALAYLDEKRRFLAANGHDEAATVAREVAVFARDQPGAFETAADPVLCHGNWLPEHVGVHDGAVTGVVDFEHALVAPPAFDVWRVALPVFAGPDGFDARFEAFRGGYESIRALPADLDERAAAFRVLNGVSYLRSLYLQDQHDEAETARHADYFAERVDATLGDLRDRLA
- a CDS encoding DCC1-like thiol-disulfide oxidoreductase family protein, translating into MSERRRTRPQLVYDDDCGFCTWCARWAVRVAPVDAVGFDELTDEQRARLPDDWEECAHLLVGRTVYSCGEAIEQTLARSNIPASAALGLLRQVPGYAAFREESYRWAADHRDWWGQIRRADSVE
- a CDS encoding cupin domain-containing protein — its product is MEHVRTDDVDAWMSPASVRKPVGEKLGVEKLAMNYFELAPGESFAFGYHRHADQEEVFFVVSGEATFETEDGETVVGEGEAVRFEPNEWQQGWNRGDERVVAVALGAPAETGETEILRDCEDCGERTPQRIEPTDEKDALLTICEGCGAETGRFT
- a CDS encoding 4Fe-4S dicluster domain-containing protein, encoding MAIDPNFAESRERSSVSDWLDIDADYDVWGEVDQPDRLGIHGTHVAVDFDICDGSGPCLENCPVDVFEWTETPGHPTSERKAAPVNESQCIDCMLCVDICPVDAIDVDGSRG
- a CDS encoding DUF6757 family protein, producing MQCHYCDDPADISVERGGVKVGLCGPHFRQRMDELREEGWLDDLQDEIETDRFD
- a CDS encoding PHP domain-containing protein, translating into MVVADLHTHTTNSDGTFTLDTLVAAADEYDVPVVAVTDHDRTHPDLSTPVAHVRGVTVVHGIELRVDAGDQEVDLLGYAVTDTPSLDEETDRIQADRVDRARRIVDRVERETGAELDVAFEPGVGRPHVARAIADSDAPYDYEGAFEHLIGNDGPCYVARAVPSFERGVDLLTDACGLVSLAHPLRYGDPEAALALCEHLDAVEYHYDYGREVDLRPVEQAIERHDLTVTGGSDAHDEVLGRAGLDRDEYRAFRNSVAI
- a CDS encoding DUF5789 family protein is translated as MRQFTEATEEFDAHNYPATAQEIIDEHGDMVLDLPNGSETVEEALEPLGTTTFEDAESARLALYSTVSSKAIGRKFYSDRDPTAVGENGPEQVSF
- a CDS encoding DUF5784 family protein, which translates into the protein MAGPLRFRRSTEAWSERRVERSLLAPLDDRFGATLGETRVPPPEPYAGVRLDMANGDVALFAWYNEEGERPTAFWLGNTETPEVLWRTDKFGWDEVPYGVARWAQRELLADLAEQDPWLAEYSHLAWFFLPVFFSKDGRDSTRSFFRDHAAGFPDADRDRVLRFYESLLETGILDPYRETMAGKLGTSPQVDVVRMGASMAEFHAAKLLADSDTEFVPEIDLGSGHALDFVVGDGVRDTPRRDLPRSGDTLVEVTRPGPPSTRAADTPIAALRATADAKTEDQLDAHPNALLLVDCSSFRDDQWNTIRAERPAVAHAPAIVYRMRPNGSVEAYRHGDSPVDLGDAVYWL
- a CDS encoding DUF5786 family protein codes for the protein MSMGAYDEDEHERREAKAAAVDTDFDDERTEYRGKLEYDSGESAEALLDQFKEMKSR
- a CDS encoding DUF7530 family protein — encoded protein: MAKVEFGETWTYESIVSALPGIRVSKPLAIGIQLAVFEVAVVVVWAVYGFPTETLFAGTAAVVVAAIGSVEMLRISRLVRSERLPPAYPRLLFGSSIEVVLAVLAYVAFLTYLFTTGAQESPALLERLFGPEPPVLAVYVTLLVLWDVCYRIGTAWWASVVALWRSVRYRFDEPTARALRRADLEVVAFATAQLVLVPFVRSQPVIVAVLVGHVLAVWLVAGSSSVLVTLRARTDTTDGHGDGAVARE
- a CDS encoding NAD(P)H-binding protein, producing MRVLVTGATGFVGSRLVPMLVEAGHDVVALVRDPSDYDPPEGITVEQGDLLEAGSFEHALADVEAAYYLVHSMGAGDEFEERDRLAARQFVAAANEAGLSRVVYLSGLGDDRDRLSKHLKSRREVETILREGDPEVTVLRAAIVVGDGSASFDIVRQLAERLPVMVTPQWVDTECQPIAVDDVVAYLVGVLDVPETAGETYQIGGPEVLTYRELIERTAELSRGRRPLVVPVPVLTPRLSSYWLVLTTDVEMSVARPLVDGMRNPVVVEDTRIRDLVPVDPTTFDEAVQRALGPDQLHDAEPPTERPQPRGAR